Proteins from a single region of Litoribacterium kuwaitense:
- a CDS encoding ABC transporter ATP-binding protein, whose product MDHLLQVNELQTAFKTDKGMQTVVHGISFHVDKGEIVGIVGESGCGKSVTSLSIMRLLHDTPGKITGGQVLYNDQDLVQLSEANMKRYRGKELAMIFQEPMTSLNPVLKIGKQLREPIQLHMKMSKADATAHAVKILESVGIPRAKEMMDEYPHQLSGGMRQRVMIAMAISCKPSLLIADEPTTALDVTIQAQILKLMKEVQQENDMGILMITHDLGVVAEVCDRVIVMYAGRVVEETTVEELFENPKHPYTKGLIASVPKIGSGVKRLHSIPGTVPSPANMPVGCKFAPRCPDVMDVCQTEEPELVKEGGHSCRCWLYKPKAGAMTE is encoded by the coding sequence ATGGATCACTTACTCCAAGTAAACGAGCTGCAAACAGCCTTTAAAACCGATAAAGGGATGCAAACCGTCGTACATGGTATTAGTTTTCATGTAGATAAAGGTGAGATCGTCGGCATTGTCGGAGAATCCGGCTGTGGTAAAAGTGTCACCTCTTTATCAATTATGAGGCTTCTGCACGATACACCTGGAAAAATTACCGGAGGGCAAGTGCTTTATAACGATCAAGATTTAGTCCAATTGTCCGAGGCAAATATGAAACGTTATCGCGGGAAGGAATTAGCGATGATCTTTCAAGAGCCAATGACCTCCTTAAATCCAGTGTTGAAAATCGGCAAACAGTTGCGCGAGCCCATCCAGCTCCATATGAAGATGTCAAAGGCGGATGCAACTGCTCATGCTGTGAAAATACTAGAATCTGTCGGTATCCCTCGGGCGAAAGAAATGATGGATGAATATCCGCACCAATTGTCAGGAGGGATGAGGCAGCGTGTCATGATTGCCATGGCAATCTCATGTAAGCCTTCCCTATTAATTGCCGATGAACCGACAACAGCTTTGGACGTGACGATTCAGGCGCAAATTTTAAAGTTGATGAAAGAAGTTCAACAGGAAAATGACATGGGCATCTTAATGATCACACACGATTTAGGCGTTGTTGCTGAAGTGTGTGACCGGGTGATCGTCATGTACGCAGGGAGAGTTGTTGAGGAAACGACGGTTGAGGAGCTCTTTGAGAATCCGAAACATCCGTATACAAAAGGGTTAATTGCTTCTGTGCCGAAAATCGGATCAGGTGTCAAACGGCTTCATTCCATACCAGGTACAGTCCCGAGTCCAGCAAATATGCCAGTGGGCTGCAAATTCGCACCAAGGTGTCCAGATGTGATGGATGTTTGTCAGACTGAAGAGCCAGAGTTGGTCAAGGAAGGCGGACATTCATGCCGGTGTTGGCTTTATAAACCAAAGGCAGGGGCGATGACCGAATGA
- a CDS encoding ABC transporter permease — MSDIQQPNVVNSEPIVAERKETRFFQFWREFRKKKPALISLFFILFLVLIMIIGPYVVPYDSAEPNYNRVLEPPTAEHLFGTDAFGRDILSRLAVGARLTLSVSISAVILGAILGTILGLISGFFGKWIDRLIMRVCDVLFAFPDLILAIGIVAILGPGMRNVVIAVSFFSIPSFARIVRSATLEAKEMLFVEATRSIGASNKRIIWKHIFPETVSTIIVYFTMKVGTAILAAASLSFLGLGAEPSSPDWGAMLSKSRDYIDSAFHLVFFPGLIIFLTVLAFNLLGDGLRDVLDPKTKD; from the coding sequence ATGAGTGATATTCAACAACCTAACGTTGTGAATTCGGAACCTATTGTCGCGGAACGAAAAGAGACTCGTTTCTTTCAGTTTTGGAGAGAGTTTCGTAAGAAAAAGCCGGCACTCATTTCTCTTTTCTTCATTCTTTTCTTGGTTCTCATTATGATCATCGGTCCATATGTCGTTCCCTATGATTCTGCAGAACCAAATTATAATCGGGTTCTTGAGCCACCAACCGCAGAACACCTTTTTGGTACAGATGCCTTTGGCAGAGATATTTTAAGCCGGCTGGCTGTAGGTGCTAGACTAACATTATCAGTCAGTATTTCAGCGGTTATCCTAGGGGCCATATTGGGCACGATTTTAGGACTCATTAGTGGTTTCTTTGGAAAATGGATTGATCGGCTCATCATGAGGGTTTGTGATGTCTTATTTGCGTTTCCAGACTTGATTTTGGCGATCGGTATTGTAGCCATTTTAGGGCCTGGTATGAGAAATGTCGTCATCGCCGTGTCTTTCTTCAGCATTCCTTCGTTTGCCAGAATTGTGCGCAGTGCAACGTTAGAAGCCAAAGAAATGCTGTTTGTTGAAGCGACGAGATCTATTGGAGCGAGTAACAAACGCATCATTTGGAAGCACATTTTTCCAGAAACTGTTTCCACCATCATTGTCTATTTTACGATGAAAGTAGGAACAGCCATCTTAGCTGCGGCGAGTTTGAGCTTTTTAGGCTTAGGTGCAGAGCCATCATCACCAGACTGGGGCGCGATGCTTAGTAAATCAAGGGATTACATCGATTCAGCATTTCACCTCGTCTTCTTTCCCGGCTTAATTATCTTCCTGACCGTTTTAGCTTTCAATCTATTAGGTGATGGGTTGAGAGATGTATTAGACCCTAAAACAAAAGATTAA
- the nikB gene encoding nickel ABC transporter permease, with amino-acid sequence MWQYILKRVLGLIPLLLVVSFVIFMFIHLIPGDPARLIAGKKATLEEVQAIRENLGLDKPLLEQYFLYLKDLLSGNLGYSIQSGAPVSELIGDRIMPTLGLTFMSISWALVIGILLGIVSAVFRNRWPDHLGMLTAVSGISLPNFWVGLVLIQIFSVQLGWLPTGGNEGWQSYILPSFALGAGIMAMIARFTRSSLVNTMKQDYIRTGRAKGLGSRAIVFGHALKNSLIPVVTVAGLQFGFLLGGSVVVETVFSFPGLGRLLIDSIQMRDYPVVQAEILLFSLQFILVNLLVDIVYSFLNPKIRYQ; translated from the coding sequence ATGTGGCAGTACATATTAAAACGTGTTCTAGGTTTAATACCTCTCTTGCTCGTTGTTTCATTCGTCATTTTTATGTTTATACATTTAATTCCAGGTGATCCAGCTCGGTTGATCGCGGGCAAAAAGGCAACATTAGAGGAAGTACAAGCCATAAGAGAAAACCTAGGCCTTGATAAACCTTTACTTGAACAATATTTTCTATATCTGAAGGATCTGCTTTCCGGTAACTTAGGTTATTCAATTCAATCAGGTGCGCCAGTGAGTGAGCTGATTGGTGATCGAATTATGCCAACACTGGGCTTGACGTTTATGAGCATCAGCTGGGCGCTTGTCATTGGTATTTTGCTTGGGATCGTATCTGCTGTGTTTCGTAATAGATGGCCAGATCATTTAGGGATGCTGACGGCAGTTTCAGGTATCTCTCTCCCGAACTTCTGGGTAGGTCTTGTACTGATTCAAATTTTCTCAGTCCAACTGGGATGGTTGCCGACGGGCGGTAATGAAGGGTGGCAAAGCTACATTTTACCTTCTTTTGCTTTAGGAGCAGGTATTATGGCGATGATTGCGCGGTTTACACGTTCTTCACTTGTCAATACGATGAAGCAAGATTACATCAGAACGGGACGGGCAAAAGGGCTTGGTAGTCGTGCCATTGTTTTCGGACATGCGTTAAAAAATTCCTTAATTCCAGTAGTGACAGTAGCAGGACTCCAGTTTGGCTTTCTTTTAGGCGGTTCTGTCGTCGTTGAAACGGTTTTTAGTTTTCCCGGACTTGGAAGATTATTAATTGATTCGATTCAAATGCGAGATTATCCGGTTGTCCAAGCTGAAATTTTGCTATTTTCATTGCAGTTTATTTTAGTGAATCTACTCGTTGATATCGTATACAGCTTCTTAAATCCAAAAATACGCTATCAGTAA
- a CDS encoding glutathione ABC transporter substrate-binding protein, producing the protein MRKRSFGLLAFIISAIFVISACSSGSESSPSPSSSSGNGASESSGSDNGSKEINIAIDQNFVTLDPHNAGDTVSIFGTRSMYEGLVGFDQNMDVVPVLAEDYTVSEDTLTYTFKLREDVTFHDGEPFNAAAVEANFNRIMDEENDLRAKRSFQYIDSLEVVNDYEVKFILSEPFSAMLNKFAMVPMASPAAINDDSKELSLNPVGTGPFQFSEWNQGDSLVVTKYAEYWDPEATNVEQVTYKPVPENGARAAMLKTGEADFVYPVPQQNVSELEKEEGIVIEQTPSTIARYVSINTFMEPFDNENVRKAMNLAVNKEAYIQVVKNGYGNILDSTMSSETQFYSQQEPYTFDVEKAKELMAEAGYEDGFEAEIWGNTSSETIKGMEFIQQQLAQIGIDVTIKSMEEGTLSNEIYTPQTPEEAKVQMWYVSWSPSSGDADGATRSLFSTEYFPPNGANTAYYNNSQVDEWINAANQTADPEEQADIYANIQSEVYEDAPWIFLGVDTLLSGHPDHLEGVYVLPDGSISIKNAQLK; encoded by the coding sequence ATGAGAAAAAGATCGTTTGGATTGCTTGCATTCATCATTTCTGCAATATTTGTCATTTCAGCATGTTCATCAGGTTCAGAATCTAGCCCTAGCCCGAGCTCTAGCTCAGGAAATGGTGCTAGTGAAAGTAGTGGAAGCGACAACGGAAGTAAAGAAATTAACATTGCGATAGACCAAAACTTCGTCACACTGGATCCTCACAATGCTGGCGATACAGTTTCCATTTTTGGTACGAGATCGATGTATGAAGGACTTGTCGGGTTTGACCAAAACATGGACGTTGTTCCAGTATTGGCAGAAGATTATACCGTCAGCGAAGATACGTTAACATATACGTTTAAGCTAAGAGAAGATGTAACATTCCACGATGGTGAGCCTTTCAACGCGGCAGCCGTAGAGGCGAACTTTAATCGCATTATGGATGAAGAGAATGACCTTCGTGCAAAACGTAGTTTTCAATACATTGACAGCCTTGAAGTCGTTAATGATTATGAAGTTAAATTTATCTTAAGCGAGCCGTTTAGTGCGATGCTCAATAAATTTGCGATGGTGCCAATGGCCAGCCCTGCTGCGATTAACGATGACAGTAAAGAGCTTTCCTTAAACCCTGTAGGTACAGGCCCATTTCAGTTTAGTGAATGGAATCAAGGGGACTCCCTCGTTGTCACTAAGTATGCTGAGTATTGGGACCCAGAAGCAACAAATGTTGAGCAAGTCACATACAAGCCAGTTCCTGAGAATGGTGCAAGAGCAGCGATGTTGAAAACAGGCGAAGCCGATTTTGTTTATCCAGTTCCACAACAAAATGTAAGCGAGTTGGAAAAAGAAGAAGGGATCGTTATTGAACAAACACCTTCTACAATTGCAAGGTATGTATCCATCAACACATTCATGGAACCTTTTGATAACGAAAACGTTCGGAAAGCGATGAACTTAGCAGTAAATAAGGAAGCGTATATCCAAGTTGTCAAAAATGGATATGGAAATATTTTAGATTCAACAATGTCTTCGGAAACACAATTCTACTCACAACAAGAGCCATACACATTTGATGTAGAAAAAGCGAAGGAATTGATGGCTGAAGCAGGATATGAGGACGGATTTGAAGCAGAAATCTGGGGTAATACGAGCTCTGAAACAATTAAAGGCATGGAATTTATTCAACAGCAGCTCGCGCAGATCGGTATCGATGTCACGATCAAGTCGATGGAAGAAGGAACGTTATCTAACGAGATCTACACACCGCAAACACCAGAAGAGGCTAAAGTTCAAATGTGGTATGTCAGCTGGTCTCCATCATCCGGTGATGCGGATGGCGCGACACGCTCACTCTTCAGCACTGAGTATTTCCCGCCAAATGGAGCGAATACAGCTTACTACAACAACAGTCAAGTCGACGAATGGATTAATGCGGCAAATCAAACGGCTGACCCTGAAGAGCAAGCAGACATTTATGCGAATATCCAAAGTGAAGTCTATGAAGACGCACCATGGATTTTCCTAGGGGTAGATACGTTGTTGTCAGGGCACCCAGATCATTTAGAGGGTGTGTACGTGTTGCCTGATGGTTCCATCAGCATTAAGAATGCGCAATTAAAATAA
- a CDS encoding ROK family transcriptional regulator — MRIKNQDFLKRENQSLVLEMILNHGPISRAEISKRTRMSPTSASRIVATLLEEDLIREINILSEGIGRKATHFVPNEHSVLSIGVELNQNDLRIGFMNFVGKLIVLEHLKFASTDPHEIVGFITQRIQALIQKENINADKIVGVCVGLPGLVQHETGEVKISAQFSWKQVPLKKMLEEQLGFSVSVDNEMKLLALAEYNIDPQPEQETTIAMIGFGSGVGSALISNGQIYRGEGNFSGEIGHTIVDPFGIYCPCGNFGCLQTYIAEKFLLQEASKTVPIHTMEELYANYQLGEKWAVKILDKAIIYAAITINNVVCMYNPDTVVLTGTLIDKYPKIKEQIIQKCKDQIWAPVTESFRIRTTKTGVHGVVIGAAMGIQHDFIKNIHFNKETK; from the coding sequence ATGAGAATTAAAAATCAAGATTTCTTAAAGCGAGAAAATCAAAGTTTAGTTCTGGAAATGATTTTAAATCATGGACCCATCTCCCGTGCTGAAATTTCTAAACGGACGAGAATGAGTCCAACGTCCGCTTCGCGGATTGTTGCTACTCTATTAGAAGAGGATCTCATTCGTGAAATCAACATTCTGAGTGAAGGGATCGGGAGGAAGGCAACGCATTTTGTCCCGAATGAACATTCTGTACTATCTATCGGTGTAGAACTGAACCAAAATGATCTCCGAATCGGCTTTATGAATTTTGTCGGTAAATTAATTGTGTTGGAACATTTAAAGTTTGCGTCCACTGATCCACATGAAATCGTAGGCTTCATCACACAGCGTATTCAAGCGTTGATTCAGAAAGAAAATATCAATGCAGATAAGATTGTCGGTGTTTGTGTCGGTTTACCTGGTCTCGTACAACACGAAACAGGTGAAGTGAAGATATCTGCACAATTCAGCTGGAAGCAAGTTCCGTTAAAAAAAATGCTAGAAGAACAGCTAGGCTTCTCGGTGTCAGTTGATAATGAGATGAAATTGCTCGCTCTCGCCGAATACAACATCGATCCGCAGCCTGAACAGGAAACGACGATTGCGATGATTGGTTTTGGAAGCGGCGTTGGATCAGCATTAATTTCAAATGGACAGATCTATCGAGGTGAGGGCAACTTCTCAGGCGAGATCGGACATACAATTGTTGATCCGTTTGGTATCTATTGTCCTTGTGGTAATTTCGGGTGCTTGCAGACGTATATTGCCGAAAAATTCCTATTGCAAGAGGCATCGAAAACAGTGCCGATTCACACCATGGAAGAATTGTATGCCAATTATCAATTGGGAGAGAAATGGGCAGTGAAAATACTAGATAAAGCGATCATTTATGCAGCCATTACGATTAATAATGTCGTATGTATGTATAATCCAGATACTGTCGTACTAACAGGTACGCTCATTGACAAGTACCCGAAGATTAAGGAACAAATTATTCAAAAATGTAAAGATCAAATTTGGGCGCCTGTGACAGAATCCTTTCGAATCAGAACGACAAAAACAGGCGTGCATGGTGTCGTAATTGGTGCAGCTATGGGGATCCAACACGATTTCATTAAAAATATTCATTTTAATAAAGAAACAAAATGA
- a CDS encoding YkoP family protein gives MRIKVYLITLWKLMDPLYYSCTRLQLLKDTKMQSSIFRVRLTCYKGQDITLTDGTVFRKNDVLIKIHLHNAQVLHELSGMNNELRRAMILYKKVQDSLPLLASYIRQHKNAHEIKGIIGITLLNKGCERLGFESYSITSRIYKSFKQLALYPIYLLSTTNPYVLGKNAPSPKYLFMSKANLFDKYGTTAD, from the coding sequence ATGAGAATAAAAGTTTATTTGATAACATTATGGAAATTGATGGACCCACTATATTATTCATGTACACGATTGCAGCTTCTGAAAGATACAAAAATGCAATCGTCAATTTTTCGAGTCAGGCTGACTTGTTATAAAGGGCAGGATATTACTTTAACTGATGGCACTGTTTTTAGAAAAAATGATGTGTTGATTAAGATACATCTGCACAACGCTCAAGTGTTGCATGAGCTCAGCGGAATGAATAATGAGTTAAGAAGAGCAATGATTCTTTATAAAAAAGTCCAGGATTCATTACCACTTCTTGCTAGCTATATACGACAGCATAAAAATGCCCATGAAATTAAAGGTATTATTGGCATTACCCTCTTGAATAAAGGCTGCGAACGATTAGGTTTTGAGTCGTATTCAATAACAAGCCGCATTTATAAATCATTTAAACAATTAGCTCTGTATCCTATTTATTTACTTTCCACAACGAACCCCTATGTGCTTGGGAAAAATGCCCCTTCGCCAAAGTACTTATTTATGTCGAAAGCCAATTTGTTCGATAAATACGGTACAACTGCCGACTAG
- a CDS encoding metallophosphoesterase, with product MFYILFSIITIPLLYLFTKSYINTHDVVINKININADGSNQPGTLVNILQLSDLHLENISITPEQLYHKLKDQPIDLIALTGDFLDRKRTIPQLIPYLHVLKRLDAKYGMYAVLGNHDYVLKDENLKKLIHTLESNNCNVLRNQHETISVHGQRLNIIGVDDFSTKRSELDIAYKDLKPATNLVLTHDPNIVLHMKNYHFDYLLSGHFHGGQICYPKAYHLATMGKLAKMNIIKGLHKHDGKPFYINEGLGQTGMNIRLGSRPEITIHQLAMKTVDQTLMKANEYVV from the coding sequence ATGTTTTATATCCTATTTTCAATCATCACGATTCCGCTTTTATATCTGTTTACCAAATCGTATATAAATACGCATGATGTTGTGATAAATAAGATCAATATAAATGCAGACGGATCAAATCAACCTGGAACGCTTGTAAACATCCTCCAGCTCTCAGATTTACACCTTGAGAATATCTCAATCACACCTGAGCAGCTTTATCATAAGCTGAAAGATCAACCTATCGATTTAATTGCGCTGACCGGCGACTTCCTTGATCGAAAACGGACCATCCCTCAACTGATCCCTTATTTACATGTTCTAAAACGACTCGACGCCAAATATGGCATGTACGCTGTCCTTGGAAATCATGACTACGTTTTAAAAGATGAAAACTTAAAAAAATTAATCCATACGCTTGAGAGCAACAATTGCAACGTTTTGCGTAATCAGCACGAAACTATTTCTGTTCATGGGCAACGGTTAAACATTATCGGCGTGGATGACTTCAGCACAAAGCGAAGCGAATTGGACATCGCTTATAAAGATTTGAAGCCTGCCACAAACCTAGTGCTGACGCACGACCCAAATATTGTGCTTCATATGAAGAATTATCATTTTGACTATCTTTTATCCGGTCATTTTCATGGTGGGCAAATCTGTTATCCAAAGGCTTATCACCTTGCAACTATGGGGAAGCTAGCGAAAATGAATATCATTAAAGGACTTCATAAACACGATGGAAAGCCTTTTTATATCAACGAAGGCCTTGGCCAAACAGGAATGAATATTCGGTTAGGCAGTCGTCCAGAAATCACCATCCATCAATTAGCTATGAAAACAGTGGATCAAACGTTAATGAAGGCAAACGAATATGTTGTATAA
- the rbsB gene encoding ribose ABC transporter substrate-binding protein RbsB: MRKIFVPFMSLFLVFLGACSLQPPEWAKSSVDHDSGDIKFGLSVSTLNNPFFVSLRDGVEKEAAAQGMEVVVVDAQNDAAKQINDVEDLIQQGVDALLINPTDSSAISTAVQSANSLGIPVITLDRSAEKGEVATLVSSDNEKGGEMAANYIVEQLGEGAKVAELEGVPGASATRERGAGFHNIADEQLDVVAKQTANFDRSEGLTTMENILQGNPEVKAVFAHNDEMALGAYEAIMSSGRDILVVGFDGNEDALNSIKEGNLSATVAQQPEEIGKLAVQAGIDVLQGEEVETSMPVPLKLVTEGSATGTE; encoded by the coding sequence ATGAGAAAAATATTCGTACCATTCATGAGCTTGTTTCTCGTATTCCTTGGCGCTTGCTCGTTACAGCCACCAGAGTGGGCGAAATCGAGCGTGGATCATGATTCAGGAGACATCAAGTTTGGCTTGTCGGTTTCAACGTTAAATAACCCATTTTTCGTGTCATTAAGGGATGGCGTGGAAAAGGAAGCAGCTGCACAAGGAATGGAAGTCGTCGTTGTCGATGCGCAAAATGATGCTGCTAAACAAATTAATGATGTGGAAGATTTAATTCAACAAGGTGTCGATGCGCTTCTGATCAACCCGACCGATTCTTCAGCGATCTCGACTGCGGTTCAGTCCGCCAATAGTCTCGGTATCCCAGTGATTACCCTCGACCGATCGGCGGAAAAAGGTGAGGTGGCAACATTGGTAAGCTCTGATAATGAAAAAGGTGGAGAAATGGCCGCAAACTATATTGTTGAACAGCTTGGAGAGGGAGCTAAAGTTGCTGAGTTGGAAGGTGTCCCCGGTGCATCGGCGACACGTGAACGAGGTGCCGGCTTTCACAATATCGCTGATGAGCAGCTCGATGTCGTCGCCAAACAAACTGCCAACTTTGACCGTTCTGAAGGATTAACAACAATGGAGAACATTCTGCAAGGGAATCCTGAGGTCAAAGCCGTCTTTGCTCATAACGACGAGATGGCGCTAGGAGCTTATGAAGCCATTATGAGTTCCGGACGAGATATCCTCGTCGTTGGCTTTGATGGAAATGAAGATGCACTAAACAGCATCAAGGAAGGAAACCTTTCTGCAACCGTTGCCCAGCAGCCAGAAGAAATCGGTAAGCTCGCTGTTCAGGCAGGTATAGATGTATTGCAAGGGGAAGAAGTCGAGACGAGCATGCCTGTGCCTTTGAAGTTGGTCACAGAAGGGTCAGCCACAGGTACGGAATAG
- the rbsC gene encoding ribose ABC transporter permease RbsC, with amino-acid sequence MINATKSTNHVGSLLQKLGPLVGLLVLITTVSVINPSFLEPLNLLNLLRQVAINALIAYGMTFVILTGGIDLSVGSTLALSSALMAGMMTSGIDPILAILIGCLIGAILGAINGLFITKGKMAPFIVTLATMTMYRGLTLYYTDGNPITGLGDSYAFQLFGRGYFLGIPVPAMTMILAFAVLWVILHKTPFGRKTYAIGGNEKAALISGIKVSRIKVLVYSLAGLLSALAGAILTSRLNSAQPTAGTSYELDAIAAVVLGGTSLSGGRGLIVGTLIGALIIGTLNNGLNLLGVSSFFQMVVKGAVILVAVLIDRKKAA; translated from the coding sequence ATGATTAATGCAACGAAAAGCACGAACCATGTAGGAAGTTTGTTACAGAAGCTAGGACCACTCGTCGGATTGCTCGTTCTCATTACGACGGTATCTGTCATTAACCCCAGTTTCCTTGAGCCCTTGAACTTATTAAATCTTTTACGGCAAGTCGCCATCAATGCCCTCATTGCTTATGGGATGACATTTGTGATTCTCACCGGCGGAATTGATCTATCTGTTGGCTCCACACTTGCCTTATCGAGCGCGTTAATGGCAGGGATGATGACTTCAGGAATTGACCCGATCTTAGCGATTCTCATCGGGTGTTTGATTGGGGCCATATTAGGGGCGATCAATGGACTGTTTATTACAAAAGGAAAGATGGCGCCTTTTATCGTTACACTTGCAACGATGACGATGTACCGAGGATTGACCCTGTATTATACCGATGGAAACCCAATTACCGGGTTAGGAGACAGCTACGCCTTTCAACTATTCGGCAGAGGTTATTTTCTAGGCATCCCCGTCCCAGCAATGACAATGATCCTTGCTTTTGCTGTTCTTTGGGTCATTTTGCACAAAACCCCATTTGGACGTAAAACGTATGCGATCGGGGGAAATGAAAAGGCAGCCCTCATTTCTGGGATAAAAGTGTCACGGATTAAAGTGCTGGTGTACTCACTTGCTGGTCTACTTTCAGCTCTAGCAGGGGCCATTTTGACCTCTCGTTTGAATTCTGCCCAGCCTACAGCAGGAACATCTTATGAGCTTGATGCAATTGCGGCGGTTGTGCTTGGTGGCACAAGCTTGTCGGGTGGACGTGGCTTAATTGTCGGTACACTGATTGGTGCTTTAATTATCGGAACGCTGAACAATGGCTTGAACTTACTTGGCGTGTCATCCTTTTTCCAAATGGTCGTCAAGGGCGCTGTCATTCTAGTCGCCGTTCTAATTGATCGAAAGAAAGCAGCATAG
- a CDS encoding sugar ABC transporter ATP-binding protein — translation MQIRMENIHKAFGKNKVLEGVDIHIKDGEVHALMGENGAGKSTLMNILTGLHKKDQGTIQIDGKETTFTDPKHAEDFGVAFIHQELNVWPELTVLENLFINKEPVTHFGLIHTKKMKRIAAEQFEKLSISIPLNKEAGQCSVGEQQMIEIAKALMTEAKVIIMDEPTAALTDREIATLFEVIRSLKKSCVSIVYISHRMEEIFTICDTITVMRDGRTVDTTPIAKTSFNDVVQKMVGRELTDRFPARETSLGDTMLEVKNLSRKGVFENVSFSVRSGEMVGVSGLMGAGRTEIMRTIFGLDGKYEGDILVNGTKVTMKNPSQAVQMGLGFITEDRKDEGLVLDFSIKDNIALPSLHSFTKQTFIKEKDEQEFVDLLIKRLTIKTESASTEAKNLSGGNQQKVVIAKWIGIGPKVLILDEPTRGVDVGAKREIYQLMNELTERGVAIIMVSSELPEILGMSDRIIVVHEGTIAGELSKEEATQEKIMTLATGG, via the coding sequence ATGCAAATCCGGATGGAAAACATTCATAAAGCCTTTGGGAAAAATAAAGTGCTGGAAGGTGTCGACATTCACATTAAAGATGGAGAAGTCCATGCCTTGATGGGTGAGAATGGGGCCGGTAAATCGACGTTAATGAATATTCTTACAGGGCTTCATAAAAAAGACCAAGGGACGATTCAGATTGATGGCAAAGAAACAACATTTACCGACCCGAAGCATGCCGAAGATTTCGGTGTAGCTTTTATCCATCAAGAATTAAATGTTTGGCCGGAATTGACCGTATTGGAGAACCTATTCATTAATAAGGAACCGGTTACACATTTTGGTCTCATTCATACGAAGAAAATGAAAAGGATTGCCGCTGAGCAATTTGAAAAACTGTCCATTTCCATTCCTTTAAATAAAGAGGCTGGACAATGTTCAGTCGGAGAGCAGCAAATGATCGAAATCGCCAAAGCGTTAATGACAGAGGCAAAGGTCATTATTATGGACGAGCCGACAGCGGCGTTAACAGATAGGGAAATCGCTACGCTATTTGAAGTGATCCGTTCTTTGAAAAAGTCTTGCGTATCCATCGTCTATATTTCCCACCGTATGGAAGAAATCTTTACAATTTGCGACACGATTACCGTGATGCGAGATGGTCGCACGGTAGATACAACACCAATTGCTAAGACGAGCTTTAATGACGTCGTTCAAAAAATGGTTGGAAGAGAGCTTACCGATCGCTTTCCTGCACGCGAGACTTCATTGGGCGACACGATGCTTGAGGTCAAGAACCTGTCTCGTAAAGGCGTCTTCGAGAATGTAAGCTTTAGCGTTCGTTCAGGAGAAATGGTTGGTGTATCAGGGCTGATGGGCGCTGGTCGGACGGAAATCATGCGCACGATTTTTGGTCTTGACGGGAAGTATGAGGGCGACATTCTCGTCAACGGCACAAAAGTGACGATGAAAAACCCAAGCCAGGCTGTGCAAATGGGGCTAGGCTTTATTACGGAGGATCGAAAAGATGAAGGGCTCGTACTCGATTTTTCAATTAAAGATAATATTGCGCTGCCGAGCTTGCACAGTTTTACGAAACAGACGTTCATCAAAGAAAAAGATGAGCAGGAATTCGTTGATCTGCTCATAAAACGACTGACGATTAAAACAGAATCAGCGTCCACAGAAGCAAAAAATCTATCGGGGGGAAATCAGCAAAAGGTCGTCATTGCTAAATGGATCGGCATCGGTCCGAAAGTACTTATTCTTGACGAACCGACCCGAGGTGTCGATGTCGGAGCGAAGCGCGAAATATATCAATTGATGAATGAATTGACGGAACGTGGGGTCGCGATCATTATGGTGTCTTCAGAGCTTCCGGAAATCTTAGGCATGAGTGACCGAATCATCGTTGTTCATGAAGGGACGATTGCAGGAGAACTGTCAAAGGAAGAAGCGACACAAGAAAAAATAATGACATTGGCAACAGGAGGTTAA